In Gopherus evgoodei ecotype Sinaloan lineage chromosome 10, rGopEvg1_v1.p, whole genome shotgun sequence, a single window of DNA contains:
- the TMEM184A gene encoding transmembrane protein 184A: MSNITHTNVSSSTEGGVGVTSMVGSTLQTKIFPLADSSHLSPEDDSPLRALQNYSQDGQQIFLTTSAAQVISGIFVWSALILTIHQIYMHLRNYTIPNEQRYIIRILFIVPIYAFDSWLSLLLIGSHQYYVYFNSVRDCYEAFVIYSFLSLCFEYLGGESTIMSEIRGKPIASSCLYGTCCLQGMSYSIGFLRFCKQATLQFCIVKPLMAIVTIVLQAFGKYHDGDFNIHSGYLYITIIYNFSVSMALYALFLFYFATLELLRPFEPVLKFLTIKAVIFLSFWQGMLLAILEKCGVIPEVQIIDGKEVGAGTVAAGYQNFIICIEMLFAAIALRYAFTCQVYREKKENSTANVAPMQSISSGLKETMSPQDIVQDAIHNFSPTYQQYTQQSMQEAERQAPGQIGHPAPKADGQNRKRSKNIEKRVLMLSDDEP, translated from the exons ATGAGCAATATCACACACACCAACGTGTCCTCTTCCACTGAAGGTGGTGTTGGTGTGACCAGCATGGTTGGCAGCACGTTGCAGACCAAGATCTTCCCTCTGGCAGATTCCAGCCATCTCTCCCCTGAAGATGACTCCCCGCTGAGGGCCCTCCAGAACTACTCCCAAGATGGCCAGCAAATTTTCCTGACCACTTCGGCAGCACAGGTGATCTCTGGAATATTTGTGTGGTCGGCATTGATTCTCACCATCCACCAG ATCTACATGCACTTGAGGAACTACACCATTCCTAACGAGCAGCGCTACATCATCCGCATCCTCTTCATCGTGCCTATCTATGCCTTCGACTCCTGGCTCAGCCTCCTCCTCATTGGAAGTCACCAATATTATGTGTACTTCAACTCTGTGCGTGACTGCTATGAAG CATTTGTAATCTACAGCTTCCTGAGCCTCTGCTTTGAGTACCTTGGAGGGGAGAGCACCATCATGTCTGAGATCCGGGGGAAGCCCATTGC GTCCAGTTGCCTTTATGGGACCTGCTGCCTGCAAGGCATGTCCTATTCCATTGGGTTCCTCAGATTCTGCAAGCAG GCGACGCTGCAGTTCTGCATTGTGAAGCCCCTCATGGCGATCGTCACCATTGTCCTGCAGGCATTCGGGAAATACCATGATGGCGACTTCAA CATTCACAGCGGATACCTCTACATCACCATCATCTACAACTTCTCTGTCAGCATGGCCCTCTACGCGCTGTTCCTCTTCTACTTTGCCACCCTGGAGCTCCTGCGCCCCTTTGAGCCAGTCCTCAAGTTCCTCACCATCAAGGCGGtcatcttcctctccttctgGCAAG GGATGCTGTTGGCCATCCTGGAGAAGTGTGGGGTGATCCCTGAGGTTCAGATCATTGATGGGAAGGAGGTGGGAGCTGGAACGGTAGCTGCCGGCTACCAGAACTTCATAATCTGCATTGAGATGCTATTTGCCGCCATTGCTCTGCGCTATGCCTTTACCTGCCAGGTATATAGAGAGAAGAAGGAAAACTCAACAG caAACGTGGCCCCAATGCAGAGCATCTCTAGTGGGCTGAAGGAGACAATGAGCCCTCAGGACATTGTCCAGGATGCCATCCACAACTTCTCCCCCACATACCAGCAGTACACCCAGCAGTCCATGCAGGAGGCAGAGAGACAAGCTCCTGGGCAGATTGGGCACCCGGCACCCAAAGCTGATGGGcaaaatagaaaaagaagcaaaaacaTTGAGAAAAGAGTGCTGATGCTCTCAGACGATGAACCGTAG